In Flavivirga abyssicola, the following are encoded in one genomic region:
- a CDS encoding CCA tRNA nucleotidyltransferase, protein MNYKKAIQHNIFKIISQSAKELNLDSYVIGGFVRDYILKRGNAKDIDIVAVGDGIKLAKQVAKNLPTKPKVQVFKTYGTAMLRYDDIEIEFVGARKESYSENSRNPTVENGTLEDDQNRRDFTINALALNLNTTNFGDLLDPFDGINDLEKQIIRTPLAPDITYSDDPLRMMRAIRFATQLNFVIENESLHAITKNSHRIKIITKERIVTELNKILESKKPSIGFLLLEKTGLLEYIMPELIALKGIDEVEGQRHKDNFYHTLEVVDNIAEHTDNLWLRWAALLHDIGKAPTKKFSKKVGWTFHGHEFEGSKMVYHLFKRLKMPLNDKMKFVQKMVFMSSRPIVLAQDIVTDSAVRRLVFDAGDYVEDLMTLCEADITTKNPKKFQKYHNNFKIVREKIIEVEARDHVRNFQPPISGEEIMATFNLKPSREIGLIKDVIKEAILEGDIPNEYDSAYKLMIKEGERLGLKTTS, encoded by the coding sequence ATGAATTACAAAAAAGCAATACAACATAATATCTTCAAAATTATATCTCAATCTGCTAAAGAATTAAATTTAGACAGCTATGTTATTGGTGGTTTTGTACGTGATTATATACTAAAACGAGGTAATGCAAAAGACATAGACATCGTTGCTGTTGGAGATGGTATAAAACTAGCAAAACAAGTTGCTAAAAATCTTCCTACCAAACCAAAAGTACAGGTTTTTAAAACCTATGGTACAGCCATGCTTAGATACGATGATATCGAAATTGAATTTGTTGGAGCTCGTAAAGAATCTTATAGTGAAAATAGTAGAAACCCTACTGTAGAAAATGGCACGTTAGAGGATGATCAGAACCGTCGTGATTTCACTATAAATGCATTAGCTTTAAATTTGAACACCACTAATTTTGGTGATTTACTAGATCCTTTTGATGGCATTAATGATTTAGAAAAGCAAATTATTCGTACACCTTTAGCACCAGACATTACTTATAGTGATGACCCATTGCGGATGATGCGTGCCATACGTTTTGCGACTCAATTGAATTTCGTAATAGAAAATGAATCATTACATGCGATTACAAAAAATAGTCATCGAATTAAAATTATAACCAAAGAACGGATTGTTACAGAATTGAATAAAATTCTTGAAAGCAAAAAGCCATCTATTGGTTTTCTTTTATTAGAAAAAACGGGATTATTGGAATATATAATGCCAGAACTTATAGCATTAAAAGGCATCGATGAAGTTGAAGGGCAACGCCATAAAGACAATTTTTACCATACTTTAGAAGTTGTTGATAATATTGCAGAACATACAGATAATCTCTGGTTGCGTTGGGCCGCTTTATTACACGATATTGGTAAAGCACCAACAAAAAAGTTTAGCAAAAAAGTGGGTTGGACATTTCATGGGCATGAGTTTGAAGGTTCAAAAATGGTTTATCATTTATTTAAAAGGTTAAAAATGCCATTAAATGACAAAATGAAGTTTGTTCAGAAAATGGTGTTTATGAGTTCACGACCTATTGTATTGGCTCAAGATATTGTAACAGATTCCGCTGTACGTCGCCTGGTTTTTGATGCTGGCGATTATGTTGAAGATTTAATGACTCTTTGCGAAGCAGACATTACAACCAAAAACCCTAAAAAATTCCAGAAGTATCATAACAACTTTAAAATAGTTCGAGAAAAAATTATTGAAGTTGAAGCACGCGATCATGTTAGAAATTTTCAACCACCAATTTCAGGAGAAGAGATTATGGCTACATTTAATCTAAAACCATCTCGCGAAATAGGTTTAATAAAAGATGTTATAAAAGAAGCCATACTTGAAGGAGATATTCCAAATGAGTATGATTCTGCATATAAATTAATGATAAAGGAAGGGGAACGATTGGGATTAAAAACCACTTCTTAA
- a CDS encoding L-threonylcarbamoyladenylate synthase has protein sequence MANQNAEIEKAISILKKGGLILYPTDTVWGIGCDATNEEAVKKIYELKQREDSKALICLVADDRMLTKFVKKVSEVALNIIDISEKPTTIIYDDAQNLAPNLIANDGTIAIRIPDDEFCYQLSRKLNTAIVSTSANISGQPTPKSFKEIAPEVLKGVDYVVNLHREKTCNKPSSIIKLSNSGIVKIIRE, from the coding sequence ATGGCTAATCAAAACGCCGAAATCGAAAAAGCAATCTCAATTTTAAAAAAAGGTGGACTCATACTCTACCCTACAGATACAGTTTGGGGCATTGGCTGTGATGCAACAAATGAAGAAGCAGTTAAAAAAATTTACGAACTGAAACAACGTGAAGACAGTAAAGCATTAATATGTCTTGTAGCGGATGATAGAATGCTCACAAAGTTTGTGAAAAAAGTGTCCGAAGTGGCTTTAAATATTATTGATATCTCCGAAAAACCTACGACCATTATTTACGACGATGCTCAAAATTTAGCACCTAACTTAATTGCAAATGATGGCACCATAGCGATTAGAATTCCAGATGATGAATTTTGTTACCAACTTTCTAGAAAACTTAATACTGCTATCGTTTCTACTTCAGCGAATATAAGCGGACAACCTACTCCAAAATCGTTCAAAGAAATAGCTCCAGAGGTTTTAAAAGGTGTAGACTATGTTGTAAATTTGCATCGCGAAAAAACCTGCAATAAACCATCCTCAATTATTAAATTGAGTAATAGTGGTATTGTTAAGATAATCCGTGAATAA
- a CDS encoding glycosyltransferase family 4 protein → MHVLHLSAVTNWGGGENHIENLCFELKESNPEIKNTILCARDTPFHKRLEKTDLNFITAPLKIKVDPRYFLKIGRFCKKEKVDLIHIHEPSALFAAILADKLYNLPPFVFSKKTSFPIKQRKKTLYKYNYAKIKKILCVSDESKRVAEKAIVDKDKLLTIYHGTNLKTKSTETPFLLKEKYNINGDKIIIGNIGNHIKAKHLETWIDVADNIINKKKNTDFIFVQIGTFSERTEALIDKVKSLNLESFMIFVGYQPNASNFISQFDISLITSQSEGIPQFIYESMYHKTPVISTDVGGITEAIEHDVYGLIAPVYDSETLTEHIFKLSKAPQLQKEFTKKSHEKLLDHFTTSNMAKQTLNIYKTVLNYG, encoded by the coding sequence ATGCACGTACTACATTTATCTGCAGTTACAAATTGGGGTGGTGGTGAAAATCACATAGAAAATTTATGCTTTGAATTAAAAGAATCCAATCCCGAAATTAAAAACACCATCTTATGTGCCCGTGATACTCCATTTCACAAGAGGTTAGAGAAAACAGACCTCAATTTCATTACAGCACCATTAAAAATTAAGGTTGATCCCAGATATTTTTTAAAAATTGGACGTTTTTGCAAGAAAGAAAAGGTCGATTTAATTCATATTCACGAACCCAGTGCTTTATTTGCTGCCATACTAGCGGATAAACTTTACAATTTGCCCCCGTTTGTTTTTAGCAAAAAAACGTCTTTCCCTATAAAACAAAGAAAAAAGACGCTTTATAAATATAACTATGCAAAAATCAAAAAAATATTATGCGTATCAGATGAATCAAAAAGAGTCGCAGAAAAAGCAATTGTAGATAAAGATAAATTATTAACTATTTATCATGGAACGAATTTAAAAACCAAAAGCACAGAAACGCCTTTTCTCCTTAAAGAAAAATATAACATAAATGGTGATAAAATCATTATAGGAAATATAGGCAATCACATCAAAGCAAAACACCTGGAAACCTGGATTGATGTTGCCGATAACATTATTAATAAAAAGAAGAATACTGATTTTATTTTTGTACAGATAGGCACTTTTTCCGAAAGAACCGAGGCTTTAATTGATAAAGTAAAATCGTTAAACCTAGAAAGTTTTATGATTTTTGTAGGCTATCAGCCAAATGCCTCGAATTTTATATCGCAATTTGATATAAGTTTAATAACCTCTCAAAGTGAAGGAATACCACAATTTATATATGAATCTATGTACCATAAAACTCCTGTGATTAGTACAGATGTGGGAGGAATCACAGAGGCCATAGAACATGATGTTTATGGATTAATTGCGCCAGTGTATGATTCAGAAACATTAACAGAACATATATTTAAACTCTCTAAAGCCCCTCAATTACAAAAAGAATTCACGAAAAAAAGTCATGAAAAACTGCTGGATCATTTTACAACCAGCAATATGGCAAAACAAACCTTAAATATTTACAAAACAGTATTGAATTATGGCTAA
- a CDS encoding lipopolysaccharide kinase InaA family protein, whose protein sequence is MQKRFVIHHKYSSLSDKVKDTILKFEGYKDVLGAAERNVIKIVPIDGKKYTIKSFRIPNLFNKIVYRFFRKSKAERSYLYANKLIEFGINTPYPVAYEIQTTPFLFKKSYYVSELIDCDLTYRELTTDFSIPDHEEILREFTRFTYKLHENGVNFLDHSPGNTLIERKEKGYEFYLVDLNRMEFGTMDFNERIKNFSKLTIHRSMIEIMSNEYAKCSGYEEEKVFNLMWQYTREFQHAYYRKIRIKKRLFFWKEKYKNKVSDSPI, encoded by the coding sequence ATGCAAAAGAGATTTGTAATTCATCATAAGTATAGCTCTTTGAGTGATAAGGTAAAGGATACTATCTTAAAATTTGAAGGGTATAAGGATGTATTGGGTGCTGCAGAACGTAACGTAATAAAAATAGTACCTATTGATGGTAAAAAGTATACTATAAAATCATTTAGAATACCCAATCTCTTTAATAAAATTGTCTATCGTTTTTTTAGGAAATCTAAAGCAGAAAGGTCATACTTATACGCAAATAAATTAATTGAGTTTGGTATAAATACGCCTTATCCTGTAGCCTATGAAATTCAAACAACCCCTTTTTTATTTAAAAAAAGCTACTATGTAAGCGAATTGATAGATTGTGATTTGACTTATAGAGAATTAACTACAGATTTTAGTATTCCAGATCATGAAGAAATACTTAGGGAGTTTACTAGGTTTACTTATAAACTTCATGAAAATGGAGTGAATTTTCTAGACCACTCTCCTGGAAATACATTGATTGAAAGAAAAGAAAAGGGTTATGAGTTTTATTTAGTTGATCTCAATCGGATGGAGTTTGGTACTATGGATTTTAATGAGAGAATTAAAAACTTTTCAAAATTGACTATTCATAGATCAATGATAGAGATTATGAGCAACGAATATGCAAAATGTTCTGGTTATGAAGAAGAAAAGGTATTTAATTTGATGTGGCAATATACCAGAGAATTTCAACATGCGTATTATCGAAAAATTCGTATTAAAAAAAGACTGTTTTTCTGGAAAGAAAAATATAAAAACAAGGTTTCAGATAGTCCGATTTAA
- a CDS encoding glycosyltransferase family 4 protein — MPKTGNFQEQLYFLIFHKWKYLIAILRSKFYKKTTDKIDKVVYVAREKDKDWIFGAKTRRLSRYSSLNAETYYHNKLRNLPSADAYYYIYQNYFCRCIRSTPNILNKKNIVMFTHPTWSKKYSKTHVIWCLNKADYVICLNSAIKKYLIDLGGRSEIFKVMHIATSSKLFYHHERGVGGVGFCSNYGPRKNPDLIFDLVKNMPDRTFYLVGRNWEDYNRFEELSLMPNFTYYNNVPYESYPDLYSKMDVFVSPSLLEGGPVPVLEAMMSNCVPVASKTGFCPDIIEHGKNGFLFDIDAKYETVIPLIEAGFLLKANIKDTVLDYTWENCSKKIDELFLS, encoded by the coding sequence ATGCCAAAAACAGGAAACTTTCAAGAGCAATTATATTTTTTAATATTTCACAAGTGGAAATATCTCATTGCAATTTTACGATCTAAATTCTACAAGAAGACTACCGATAAAATTGATAAGGTTGTTTATGTTGCAAGGGAAAAAGATAAAGATTGGATTTTTGGTGCTAAGACAAGACGTTTGTCACGATATTCATCTTTAAATGCTGAAACTTATTACCATAACAAATTGCGTAATCTGCCTAGTGCTGATGCTTACTATTATATTTACCAGAATTATTTTTGTAGATGTATACGGAGTACTCCAAATATATTAAATAAGAAAAATATAGTCATGTTTACGCATCCTACCTGGTCTAAGAAGTATTCTAAAACACATGTTATATGGTGTCTTAACAAAGCAGACTATGTTATTTGTCTTAATTCGGCCATTAAGAAGTACTTAATAGATTTAGGAGGAAGGTCTGAGATATTTAAAGTGATGCATATAGCTACATCCTCTAAGCTTTTTTATCACCATGAAAGAGGTGTTGGAGGGGTAGGCTTTTGTTCTAATTATGGCCCCAGAAAAAATCCTGATTTGATTTTTGATTTGGTTAAAAATATGCCAGATAGAACGTTTTATTTGGTTGGGCGCAACTGGGAAGATTACAATAGGTTTGAGGAGCTTTCTCTAATGCCAAATTTTACCTATTATAATAATGTGCCTTATGAGTCTTATCCTGATCTTTATAGCAAAATGGACGTATTTGTTTCTCCTTCCTTGTTAGAAGGAGGTCCAGTGCCAGTACTTGAAGCTATGATGTCCAACTGTGTCCCAGTTGCATCGAAAACAGGATTTTGCCCAGATATTATAGAACATGGAAAAAATGGTTTTTTATTTGATATTGATGCTAAATATGAGACAGTTATACCACTTATAGAAGCAGGTTTTTTGCTTAAAGCAAATATAAAGGATACAGTTCTGGACTATACTTGGGAAAATTGCTCTAAAAAGATTGATGAACTGTTTTTAAGTTGA
- a CDS encoding universal stress protein: protein MDSKIIVYPTDFSSCAENAIDYAIAMAKAMKCTINIVHFMDTSGAIELEENPMRLLREMEVIEKKAEHRLKKIATKALENGVDSQTEVLKGSRLSWLSTYLEKNPPHLVVMGTQGSNCLENRILGSETYKVIRDTDFPTFVVPEMASFKGLQKTIFATNYQKRDIDNLKFLVKIAEYYKAAIDVVHVSDTNLTKMERHHYTTNLKNDVFKSINYHKLDVKFLYSTDVAERLEILLKESDADLLVLVTRKRNFIDRLFSKSITKSMVYHTHTPLLIFS from the coding sequence ATGGATTCAAAAATAATTGTTTACCCTACGGACTTTTCTTCTTGTGCAGAAAATGCAATAGATTATGCCATCGCCATGGCAAAGGCAATGAAATGTACTATAAATATAGTACACTTTATGGATACTTCTGGGGCTATAGAATTGGAAGAAAACCCAATGCGGTTATTGAGAGAAATGGAAGTGATAGAAAAAAAAGCAGAACACCGATTAAAGAAAATAGCGACAAAAGCCCTAGAAAATGGCGTTGATAGCCAAACAGAAGTGCTGAAAGGTAGTAGACTTTCATGGTTATCAACTTATTTAGAAAAAAATCCTCCTCATTTGGTGGTCATGGGTACGCAAGGCTCTAACTGTCTTGAGAATAGGATTTTAGGGAGTGAAACCTACAAAGTTATTAGGGATACCGATTTTCCTACCTTTGTTGTTCCCGAAATGGCCTCCTTCAAGGGGTTACAGAAAACAATCTTTGCTACAAATTATCAAAAAAGAGATATAGATAACCTCAAGTTCCTTGTAAAAATTGCAGAATACTACAAAGCCGCCATTGATGTAGTTCATGTTAGCGATACCAATCTTACCAAGATGGAAAGGCATCATTATACAACCAATTTAAAAAATGATGTTTTTAAATCGATTAATTATCACAAACTGGATGTTAAGTTCTTATATTCAACCGATGTTGCAGAACGGCTCGAAATATTGTTAAAAGAATCTGATGCGGATTTATTGGTATTGGTTACAAGAAAACGGAATTTTATTGATCGCCTTTTTAGTAAAAGCATTACCAAAAGTATGGTGTACCATACCCATACTCCGTTACTCATATTTTCATAA
- a CDS encoding universal stress protein has protein sequence MNKILVPVDFSETSLNALSYAIQLFGSSPIEITVLHIYGAKSNAALLMKSIDSILEKDARSEMDELIQKVRKEHPDITLSSKIIKNYAISAIASLGDSGNYDFIVMGTKGVSGLKEVFIGSIAGGVISKTTAPVIVVPAAYSFHPLNEIVFALGKNPFFSTTVVDPLRKIATMHQSKIKVLHIADKKTPDMQEATNILSTIKDLNPSMTYRFGTGNTNQDLNDYLMKHQSGLLCLVRSKKGFFDRILNESVTLKQTFNSPVPLLILHD, from the coding sequence ATGAATAAGATTCTTGTCCCTGTCGATTTTTCGGAGACCTCTTTAAATGCGTTGTCGTATGCCATTCAACTATTCGGGAGTTCTCCAATTGAAATAACGGTTTTGCACATTTATGGAGCTAAGTCAAACGCCGCTCTACTTATGAAATCAATAGATAGTATACTGGAGAAAGACGCACGAAGCGAAATGGATGAATTAATACAAAAAGTACGAAAAGAACATCCAGACATTACGCTAAGCTCAAAAATAATTAAAAACTACGCCATTTCTGCTATTGCGTCTCTAGGGGACAGTGGTAACTACGATTTTATTGTCATGGGCACCAAAGGAGTCAGTGGACTCAAAGAAGTTTTTATTGGAAGTATTGCTGGCGGGGTCATCTCTAAGACTACTGCTCCTGTAATCGTTGTTCCTGCAGCATACAGTTTTCACCCTCTTAATGAGATTGTTTTTGCCCTCGGCAAAAATCCTTTCTTTAGTACAACAGTGGTAGATCCTTTACGCAAAATTGCAACAATGCACCAGAGTAAAATCAAAGTCCTTCATATCGCAGATAAAAAAACACCAGATATGCAAGAAGCCACGAATATTTTGAGTACTATAAAAGATCTGAACCCTTCGATGACGTATAGGTTTGGTACTGGTAACACGAATCAAGACCTAAATGATTACCTGATGAAACACCAGTCTGGGTTGCTTTGTCTTGTTCGAAGCAAGAAAGGATTTTTTGATCGTATCTTAAACGAAAGTGTTACTCTGAAACAGACTTTTAACAGCCCTGTACCATTACTTATTCTACATGACTAA
- a CDS encoding universal stress protein, whose protein sequence is MKLLDKILLAQDFSESSKNVVETSMELAKVFQSEVIPIHILPDDIVNEKVKLLLRETAMEKLEETVKKIKNGGAEVGKPLLEFGSPHDGIVREAVHVNANLIVTGSGESRKGDRFQLGTTTERIIQKSEKPVFVVKEDVPLNVQHILCPVDFSEASKRALKNAIIIARRFRAELTILGVCELQGSIWFMSEKDREDENDIRCDQHKAKFDAFLKDFNLSNLQWTKETPKGNPAEEILSTISRKMIDLLVMGTVGRTGLNRLIMGSVTKKVVREVPCSFLTLKSEDVIALQLETNIRDIENLYKTAIQLDADGFYQEAIGQLKACLNINNMHVPAYFSLAKMYEKLNDPEKAKSYRKNGRDIKDKIWYTKIEEEVRKLRGR, encoded by the coding sequence ATGAAATTATTAGACAAGATTTTATTGGCACAGGATTTTAGCGAGTCCTCTAAAAATGTGGTAGAAACTTCGATGGAGCTAGCAAAGGTCTTTCAATCGGAAGTCATTCCAATTCATATACTTCCCGATGATATTGTGAACGAAAAAGTAAAATTATTACTGAGGGAAACGGCTATGGAGAAGTTGGAGGAGACAGTAAAGAAGATAAAAAATGGAGGAGCAGAAGTCGGAAAACCACTTTTAGAGTTCGGTTCACCACATGATGGTATCGTTCGGGAGGCAGTGCACGTTAATGCGAATCTGATTGTGACAGGTTCTGGTGAAAGTCGAAAGGGAGATCGATTTCAATTAGGTACTACAACAGAAAGAATCATTCAAAAAAGCGAAAAACCAGTTTTTGTGGTCAAAGAAGATGTACCACTCAATGTGCAACACATCCTTTGTCCAGTCGATTTTTCTGAAGCATCGAAACGGGCCCTTAAAAATGCCATCATTATTGCCCGCCGATTTAGGGCAGAATTGACCATTCTGGGGGTTTGCGAATTGCAAGGATCCATATGGTTCATGTCCGAAAAGGACAGGGAAGATGAAAATGACATCCGCTGCGATCAGCACAAAGCAAAGTTCGATGCCTTTTTGAAAGATTTCAACTTGTCTAATTTACAATGGACTAAAGAAACCCCTAAAGGAAATCCTGCTGAAGAAATACTAAGTACAATTTCTAGAAAAATGATTGATCTGCTTGTAATGGGTACCGTTGGAAGAACAGGGCTAAACCGTCTGATTATGGGTAGCGTCACTAAAAAGGTTGTGCGGGAAGTTCCTTGTTCTTTCCTCACCTTAAAATCAGAGGATGTGATTGCCTTACAATTGGAAACAAACATTCGAGATATAGAAAATCTTTACAAAACAGCTATACAATTAGATGCAGACGGTTTTTACCAGGAAGCTATCGGCCAATTGAAAGCGTGCCTGAACATCAACAACATGCATGTGCCCGCTTATTTTAGTTTGGCTAAGATGTACGAAAAATTGAATGACCCGGAAAAGGCTAAGAGTTACAGGAAAAATGGAAGGGACATAAAGGACAAAATCTGGTACACGAAAATAGAGGAAGAAGTTCGCAAGTTAAGAGGACGCTGA
- a CDS encoding V-type ATP synthase subunit A — translation MQKAKGRVISVNESLVGVKTTEGAVMNGEIAYIIIEDGKRLKSEVIDVKPGKIVYLQVFEDTSWMKVEDPVEFTGLPLTVKLGPGILGSVTDGLQNPLYELAKKEWFLERGLMVNPLNTTTTWHFTPLVDTGAIVTGGSILGYVPEKMFQHKIFVPFSVEGNVTIKYIASEGNYTISEDIAIILDASGASIALKMAFDWPVKKPMPFHERSVPMQTMPTSIRILDALFPIAYGGTACNPGPFGAGKTVLQHSLARHSQADIVIIAACGERAGEAVEVFKDFPELIDPRTGKSLMDRTFIVGNTSSMPVAAREASVYVATTVGEYYRKQGLNVLILADSTSRWAQALREISGRKEEIPGPEAFPMYISTLISAFYDRAGVETLADGSTGSLSIIGTVSPAGGNFDEPVTQATLLSTGAFWGLSRALSDARKYPAIDRIDSNSKYPSLLTREEVSFLLKLLREGKSIAANIILMGEKGITDEAYIQYQKAELFDAVFLQQNSFHEVDSVTSPDRLRLMFDVVKEIIDAQITIKGKEKIRSHFNFIRQAYIDWNSMRVDDTGFEKQKSKLLNLLKIKSHVTENV, via the coding sequence ATGCAAAAAGCAAAAGGAAGAGTGATCAGTGTAAACGAGTCGTTAGTTGGTGTTAAAACCACTGAAGGAGCGGTGATGAACGGCGAAATAGCATATATTATAATCGAGGATGGTAAACGTCTCAAATCGGAAGTTATCGATGTGAAGCCTGGTAAAATAGTCTATCTTCAGGTCTTTGAAGATACCAGTTGGATGAAAGTAGAAGACCCTGTGGAGTTCACTGGTCTTCCTCTAACTGTAAAACTAGGCCCTGGCATATTGGGTTCTGTTACGGATGGTCTTCAAAATCCCTTGTACGAGCTAGCAAAAAAAGAATGGTTCCTTGAAAGAGGGCTTATGGTAAATCCTTTGAATACGACCACAACATGGCATTTTACACCATTAGTAGATACTGGAGCCATTGTCACTGGTGGTTCAATACTTGGTTATGTTCCCGAAAAAATGTTTCAACACAAGATTTTTGTACCATTCTCTGTAGAGGGAAACGTTACTATTAAATATATTGCATCGGAAGGCAACTATACTATAAGCGAAGACATTGCCATAATTTTAGACGCTTCAGGAGCTTCCATAGCTTTGAAAATGGCATTCGATTGGCCGGTTAAAAAACCTATGCCTTTTCACGAGCGTTCCGTTCCCATGCAAACTATGCCAACAAGTATAAGGATTCTTGATGCTCTGTTCCCAATAGCTTATGGGGGAACGGCATGTAATCCAGGCCCTTTTGGGGCAGGTAAAACGGTACTACAGCACAGTTTGGCTAGACACTCACAAGCAGATATTGTAATTATTGCTGCTTGTGGTGAACGTGCAGGCGAAGCAGTAGAAGTATTCAAGGATTTTCCCGAATTAATAGATCCACGAACAGGAAAATCATTGATGGACCGTACGTTTATCGTAGGTAATACCTCTTCTATGCCTGTGGCAGCGCGGGAAGCATCGGTATATGTAGCGACAACGGTAGGCGAGTACTATCGGAAACAGGGGTTGAATGTACTTATTCTAGCCGATTCAACATCACGTTGGGCGCAAGCACTTCGGGAAATTTCAGGTCGAAAGGAAGAAATCCCTGGCCCTGAGGCTTTTCCAATGTACATTTCTACCCTCATTTCGGCATTCTACGACCGGGCTGGTGTTGAAACCCTTGCGGATGGGAGTACAGGATCACTTAGTATTATAGGTACGGTATCTCCAGCAGGTGGTAACTTTGATGAACCAGTCACCCAAGCTACCTTATTGAGTACGGGGGCTTTTTGGGGATTATCTAGGGCATTGTCCGATGCACGTAAATATCCTGCTATTGACCGTATTGATAGCAATTCCAAATATCCTTCGCTACTAACGCGTGAAGAAGTATCCTTTCTATTAAAACTACTTCGTGAAGGAAAGAGCATTGCTGCGAACATCATCCTGATGGGTGAAAAGGGAATTACCGATGAGGCCTATATCCAGTATCAAAAGGCCGAATTATTCGATGCGGTATTTCTGCAACAGAACAGTTTTCATGAAGTAGACAGCGTCACTTCTCCAGATCGATTGCGATTGATGTTTGATGTGGTAAAAGAGATTATCGATGCTCAGATAACGATTAAGGGAAAAGAAAAGATTCGTTCACATTTCAATTTTATAAGACAAGCCTATATTGATTGGAATTCGATGCGGGTGGATGATACAGGTTTCGAGAAACAGAAGTCCAAGCTATTGAATTTGTTAAAAATAAAAAGTCATGTTACAGAAAACGTATGA
- a CDS encoding V-type ATP synthase subunit B encodes MLQKTYENIASIGRSILSMKAKGVHNKELAEVIYPNGDKAFAQVIALDGDQVTLQLFGGGFGVSTDCKIRFLGKPVQIGFSSDMLGRVYSGNGQPIDGGPELLSDMIRVAGPSINPVKRLIPKDMIRTGVPMIDVFNTLVRSQKIPIFAKAGEPYNRLLANIATQTDADVIIIGGVGLKYDEFHYFRERIEGAGSKNKTIMFVHTHRDSIVEGLMVPDLALAVGERFALQGKSVFVLLSDMTQWSDYLRQVANAQDQIPANQGYPGDLYSQLASRYEKAADIDGAGSLTILGVTTMDDVTHPVPDNTGYITEGQFYMKDGYLELFGSLSRLKQQVNDKTRHDHRSIMNAMARLLSESEERVKAQKFGSVKDDYSLRLLEYRNTFQKELMDPFRFLELEDALDLCWDILAKHFKKEEIGLSSKLIEEYWPEKGKFKILKDHIDE; translated from the coding sequence ATGTTACAGAAAACGTATGAGAACATAGCCAGTATCGGGAGATCCATTCTTAGCATGAAGGCGAAAGGTGTGCACAACAAGGAACTGGCTGAGGTTATATATCCAAACGGGGACAAGGCATTTGCACAGGTTATTGCGCTGGATGGCGATCAGGTAACACTCCAGTTGTTTGGTGGTGGGTTTGGTGTTTCAACCGATTGTAAGATTCGTTTTCTCGGTAAACCTGTACAGATAGGATTTTCAAGCGATATGCTGGGAAGGGTTTATTCGGGTAATGGTCAGCCTATTGATGGTGGTCCGGAACTGTTATCGGACATGATTCGGGTGGCGGGACCTTCCATCAACCCCGTAAAAAGGCTTATTCCCAAGGACATGATTCGTACTGGTGTGCCTATGATAGATGTGTTTAATACCTTAGTGCGATCACAAAAAATACCCATTTTTGCCAAAGCGGGAGAACCTTATAACCGCTTGCTGGCCAACATAGCTACCCAGACCGATGCAGATGTTATCATTATTGGTGGTGTTGGGTTGAAATATGACGAGTTTCATTATTTCAGGGAGCGTATTGAAGGAGCTGGGAGCAAAAACAAGACTATTATGTTTGTTCACACCCATCGGGATTCCATCGTTGAAGGATTAATGGTGCCTGATTTAGCTCTTGCCGTTGGTGAACGTTTTGCTCTTCAAGGAAAAAGTGTATTTGTGCTATTGTCGGATATGACCCAATGGTCGGACTATTTGAGACAAGTAGCCAATGCCCAAGATCAAATACCGGCCAATCAGGGCTATCCAGGAGACCTTTATTCCCAGTTGGCGAGTCGTTATGAAAAAGCGGCTGATATTGACGGTGCTGGTAGTTTAACCATTCTTGGAGTGACCACCATGGATGATGTTACCCATCCTGTACCTGATAATACCGGGTATATCACAGAAGGCCAATTCTATATGAAAGATGGGTATTTAGAGCTGTTCGGCTCACTAAGCCGATTGAAACAACAGGTCAATGATAAGACTCGCCATGACCATAGAAGCATTATGAATGCCATGGCTCGATTGTTATCGGAATCCGAGGAGAGAGTAAAAGCACAGAAATTCGGGTCGGTAAAAGATGATTATTCCCTAAGACTCTTAGAATATCGCAACACATTTCAAAAGGAATTGATGGATCCATTTCGTTTTCTTGAACTGGAGGACGCCCTTGACCTATGCTGGGATATTTTGGCAAAACATTTCAAAAAAGAAGAGATCGGACTGTCATCAAAATTAATCGAGGAGTATTGGCCTGAAAAAGGAAAGTTCAAAATCTTAAAAGACCATATCGATGAGTGA